The Armatimonadota bacterium genome includes a window with the following:
- a CDS encoding transcriptional regulator — translation MSKKSVLLLRLLELLRESPGLTAAQIGAELGRSERTVYRYIQDLATELDTDVVFENGYRIGSDARLTPINFTPEEVLAIKMALEATPLRKTEPLARSAGSALRKVETTMSGIARKHSEQAKGKVYLAPSVSTPVRLKENLLPDIEKALLAEETLRLRYWSVSAPQPADREYDPYALVFRSRHWYLLGYCHRRKQVLQLRLDRVVSATPSGRTFNRPKDFSVESFYKNSWEVMTGDPVRVEILFDASVARRIKETHRHPTQEVVDRKDGSVVFSAEVAGLEEIGRWVLTFAGNAKVLRPPEFVEWMTAKARELASVYLPAQGGAATAQPRASGSSHP, via the coding sequence ATGTCAAAAAAATCCGTCCTTTTGCTTCGTCTGCTGGAGCTTCTGCGGGAAAGTCCCGGATTGACCGCCGCCCAGATCGGCGCGGAGCTGGGACGTTCCGAGCGAACCGTCTACCGCTACATCCAGGACCTGGCCACCGAGCTGGACACGGATGTGGTGTTCGAGAACGGCTACCGCATCGGCAGTGACGCGCGGCTGACACCTATCAACTTCACCCCTGAAGAGGTGCTCGCCATCAAGATGGCGCTGGAGGCCACACCGCTTCGCAAGACCGAGCCTCTGGCGCGCAGCGCAGGCAGCGCGCTGCGGAAAGTGGAGACCACGATGTCCGGCATCGCCCGCAAACACAGCGAGCAGGCAAAGGGAAAAGTCTACCTGGCCCCCTCCGTTTCCACGCCGGTAAGGTTGAAGGAGAACCTTTTACCCGACATTGAAAAGGCCCTTCTAGCGGAGGAGACACTGAGGCTGCGCTACTGGTCCGTCTCTGCGCCTCAGCCTGCCGATCGCGAGTACGATCCCTACGCTCTGGTCTTCCGCAGCCGGCATTGGTACCTTCTGGGCTACTGCCACAGGCGCAAACAGGTCCTGCAGCTGAGGCTTGATCGCGTAGTCTCCGCCACGCCTTCCGGTCGCACCTTCAACCGCCCGAAAGACTTCTCCGTGGAGAGTTTCTACAAGAACAGCTGGGAGGTCATGACGGGGGATCCGGTGCGGGTGGAGATCCTGTTCGACGCCTCCGTAGCCCGGCGCATCAAAGAGACGCACAGACACCCCACCCAGGAGGTGGTGGACCGCAAGGACGGCAGCGTCGTCTTCAGCGCAGAGGTGGCAGGTCTGGAGGAGATCGGAAGATGGGTGCTCACTTTCGCGGGAAACGCTAAGGTGCTGCGCCCTCCCGAGTTTGTGGAATGGATGACGGCAAAGGCGCGGGAGCTGGCCAGCGTCTACCTGCCGGCGCAGGGAGGCGCTGCGACTGCCCAACCCCGAGCATCGGGGTCCAGCCATCCATAG
- a CDS encoding hypothetical protein (possible pseudo, frameshifted) — protein MLRGKGFRLAALIALCLLAETVAAQPVSSPAREDKERYTVTLPAPPDGGLSRSRSAQPEAGQPAPVPAPLAPYPATQTPIAAPTQQPAAVPGTPMQPASEPGVPSPGERAEMFPPPEPEIRLFGHDFFDRVTEGFQPIPNLPPPAEYPLGPGDTVEVVLSSPAGQETVLAETVDSEGRLRIPSVGFVRVNGLTIGAAERVIAKETRAKFPSLAAQARILSIRPIQVFIIGEVKKPGAYILPGLSTLLNALYVAGGPTDAGSLRRITVQRNKKTVATTDLYRLLLDGDRSGDITLQSGDSVFVPAIGPTVTVKGEVRRQAIYELLEETSVRSVLRMAGGPNGLASLSSVRVERVVGGSRKFLVDLTLSSPDSPDWEFPLQHGDLLLIQPVLQDAVNRVEISGQVRRPGEYEFTEGMRISDLVRRAEGFADVEIYLERATILRNREDGSTEMLSVHLGRAMAGDAEQDVELRPKDRVVVYSVQEAAALDRTVTISGQVSRPGRV, from the coding sequence ATGCTTCGAGGAAAAGGATTTCGTCTGGCGGCGTTGATAGCCCTGTGCCTGCTCGCGGAGACTGTCGCGGCGCAACCGGTCTCCTCTCCCGCGCGTGAAGACAAAGAGCGTTATACGGTCACGCTCCCGGCACCGCCTGATGGAGGTCTTTCCAGATCTCGTTCCGCCCAGCCCGAAGCGGGACAGCCCGCTCCTGTCCCGGCACCGCTCGCCCCTTACCCTGCGACGCAGACCCCCATCGCCGCTCCCACGCAGCAGCCAGCCGCAGTGCCGGGCACGCCGATGCAGCCCGCCTCCGAGCCGGGCGTTCCCTCTCCCGGCGAGCGTGCGGAGATGTTCCCTCCTCCGGAGCCGGAGATCCGGCTGTTCGGCCACGATTTCTTCGACCGCGTCACTGAAGGGTTTCAGCCGATCCCGAACCTGCCGCCGCCGGCAGAGTATCCACTGGGGCCGGGAGACACCGTGGAAGTGGTTCTCAGCAGTCCCGCCGGACAGGAGACGGTGCTGGCAGAGACCGTGGACTCTGAAGGCAGGCTGCGCATTCCCAGCGTCGGATTCGTCCGCGTGAACGGGCTGACCATCGGGGCGGCCGAACGTGTCATCGCGAAGGAGACGCGCGCCAAGTTCCCGTCTCTGGCCGCACAGGCCCGCATCCTCTCCATCCGTCCCATTCAAGTTTTCATTATCGGGGAGGTGAAAAAGCCGGGTGCCTATATCCTGCCCGGCCTTTCCACGCTGTTGAACGCCCTTTATGTGGCAGGCGGTCCGACAGACGCGGGGTCGCTCAGGAGGATCACTGTCCAGCGCAACAAAAAGACCGTAGCCACCACTGACCTGTACCGCTTGCTTCTGGACGGTGACCGCAGCGGGGACATCACACTTCAGAGTGGCGATTCGGTCTTCGTCCCGGCCATCGGCCCCACCGTCACGGTGAAGGGAGAGGTCCGCCGCCAGGCGATCTACGAGCTGTTGGAAGAAACGAGCGTTCGCAGCGTGTTGCGGATGGCGGGTGGGCCCAACGGTCTTGCGTCGCTCAGTAGCGTCCGGGTAGAACGCGTGGTCGGGGGATCACGCAAGTTCCTGGTGGATCTGACGCTTTCTTCGCCGGATTCTCCCGACTGGGAATTTCCGCTACAGCACGGAGACCTGCTGCTGATTCAGCCTGTGCTTCAGGATGCCGTCAACCGGGTGGAGATCAGCGGCCAGGTGCGGCGGCCGGGAGAGTATGAGTTTACGGAAGGGATGCGCATCTCGGACCTGGTGCGGCGGGCCGAGGGCTTTGCAGATGTCGAGATCTATCTGGAGCGGGCGACGATCCTGCGCAACCGCGAAGACGGATCCACGGAGATGTTGAGCGTGCATCTGGGGCGCGCGATGGCCGGGGACGCGGAGCAGGACGTTGAACTGCGCCCGAAGGACCGGGTGGTCGTCTATTCGGTGCAGGAGGCGGCGGCGCTGGATCGCACGGTCACCATCTCCGGGCAGGTCAGCCGTCCCGGGCGTGTATGA
- a CDS encoding hypothetical protein (possible pseudo, frameshifted) yields MTGWTGMRLRDLLIAAGGAKAEAHRVVEVARQTEAGQQTQILNLNLDRAMAGEESDNILLADGDQVSVKEVSDARRTPRVVTITGRVRYPGTYALLQEGERVSSLIARAGGLAEEAFPEGAVFVRKTPALLAERQLEVAAEIQQAQKDLAEQIRELEMAKYGISPTRRTATTATAPTPSIPSSVAARAAEASAAAAGLARVAAEAGKLGAEPVGEVSLEEARTVESVVASMRLPIDLPKGLQEPGSADDLPLEDGDTLYIPRRPLVVSVAGAVVSPSVVVFREGLTAEDYIRQVGGYARDADRGNTVIVRAGGEVRRVKEAGPVRLGDIIIVPPRAMSAPRSGWETISDFTRILGNLALTFLVIAD; encoded by the coding sequence ATGACCGGGTGGACGGGAATGCGGCTGCGGGATCTGCTCATCGCCGCGGGAGGGGCCAAGGCGGAGGCCCACCGTGTGGTGGAGGTGGCGCGCCAGACCGAGGCCGGCCAGCAGACGCAGATCCTCAACCTGAATCTGGACCGCGCCATGGCGGGCGAAGAGTCCGACAACATCCTGCTCGCTGACGGGGATCAGGTCTCGGTGAAGGAGGTCTCGGACGCGCGCCGGACGCCCAGGGTGGTTACGATCACCGGCCGGGTGCGCTACCCGGGAACATATGCGCTCCTGCAGGAGGGCGAAAGGGTCTCCAGTCTGATCGCCCGCGCCGGAGGGCTGGCGGAGGAGGCGTTCCCGGAGGGGGCCGTGTTCGTCCGGAAGACCCCGGCGCTCCTCGCGGAGCGGCAGCTTGAGGTTGCCGCCGAGATCCAGCAGGCGCAGAAGGATCTTGCCGAGCAGATCCGCGAGCTGGAGATGGCGAAATACGGCATCTCCCCCACAAGGCGCACCGCCACCACGGCAACTGCCCCAACCCCGTCCATACCCTCCTCCGTGGCCGCGAGGGCCGCCGAGGCGAGTGCGGCGGCTGCCGGGCTGGCACGTGTGGCGGCGGAGGCCGGCAAGCTCGGCGCAGAACCGGTGGGCGAGGTATCGCTGGAGGAGGCACGGACAGTCGAGAGCGTCGTGGCCAGCATGCGGCTGCCGATCGACCTGCCGAAGGGCCTTCAGGAGCCGGGGTCGGCCGATGACCTGCCGCTGGAGGACGGGGATACCCTGTATATCCCGCGGCGTCCGCTGGTGGTGTCTGTTGCCGGCGCCGTGGTCAGCCCTTCTGTGGTGGTCTTCCGGGAAGGGTTGACCGCCGAGGACTACATCCGCCAGGTGGGAGGCTATGCGCGGGATGCGGATCGGGGGAATACTGTTATCGTGCGTGCGGGCGGCGAAGTTCGCCGCGTGAAGGAAGCCGGGCCTGTCAGGCTGGGGGATATCATCATCGTCCCTCCCAGAGCTATGAGCGCTCCGCGCAGCGGCTGGGAGACGATATCGGACTTTACCCGGATTCTCGGGAATCTGGCGCTGACTTTCCTGGTGATAGCTGACTGA
- a CDS encoding UDP-N-acetyl-D-glucosamine dehydrogenase — MELLHSITGRQIRITVVGLGYVGLPLAVEFARNGVQVAGYEVDDAKLARLRDGESYIRDVSSEVIRSLVLDGLLLPTSDDRHIALSDVVIICVPTPCGRDNEPDLSFIRSAARTVASRLKRGHLIILESTSFPGTTEEILQPVLEESGLRAGRDFHLAFSPERIDPGNPKFNVRNTAKLVAGTTEEATYLAEAVYSLVAERVVRVSSPRVAEMAKLFENTFRHVNIALANEMAQVCERMGIDVWEVINAAATKPFGFMPFYPGPGVGGHCIPVDPQYLLYKARQYGCTLRFVELANEINDGMPDRVVDRVRATLEELGRDLAGSRTLVLGVAYKKDIDDVRESPALRVIERLKARGASVEYHDPLVPEFEEGGSVFHSVELTPERIRSADCVIICTDHSSLPYEQVLRHARAIIDTRNALARVCASAPSPALREDGKRVLAER; from the coding sequence ATGGAGCTACTGCACAGCATTACGGGGCGGCAGATCAGGATCACGGTGGTGGGGCTGGGCTACGTGGGGTTGCCTCTGGCGGTGGAGTTCGCCCGCAACGGCGTCCAGGTCGCTGGTTACGAGGTGGACGACGCCAAGCTCGCCCGCCTGCGGGACGGCGAGAGCTATATCCGGGACGTTTCCTCAGAAGTCATCAGGAGCCTGGTGCTCGACGGACTCCTTCTCCCCACCTCCGACGACAGGCACATCGCCCTGTCCGACGTGGTCATCATCTGCGTCCCCACGCCGTGCGGACGGGATAATGAGCCGGACCTGTCGTTCATCCGGTCGGCGGCGCGGACGGTCGCAAGTCGGCTTAAGCGGGGACATCTGATCATTCTGGAGAGCACCTCCTTCCCCGGCACCACCGAGGAGATCCTGCAGCCGGTGCTGGAGGAGTCCGGTCTTCGGGCAGGACGGGACTTCCACCTCGCCTTCTCGCCGGAGCGCATTGATCCGGGCAATCCCAAGTTCAACGTGCGCAATACGGCCAAGCTCGTGGCCGGAACCACGGAAGAAGCGACTTATCTGGCGGAGGCCGTCTACTCTCTGGTGGCCGAGAGGGTGGTGCGCGTGAGCAGCCCCCGCGTGGCCGAGATGGCCAAGCTGTTCGAGAACACGTTCCGGCACGTCAACATCGCTCTGGCCAACGAGATGGCGCAGGTCTGCGAACGGATGGGTATTGACGTCTGGGAGGTCATCAACGCCGCAGCCACCAAGCCGTTCGGGTTCATGCCGTTCTACCCGGGTCCGGGAGTGGGCGGGCACTGCATTCCGGTGGATCCGCAGTATCTTCTATACAAGGCCAGGCAGTACGGCTGCACGCTGCGCTTCGTGGAGCTCGCCAACGAGATCAACGACGGCATGCCGGATCGCGTGGTGGACCGGGTGCGGGCCACTCTGGAGGAGCTGGGCAGGGATCTGGCCGGCTCCCGCACGCTGGTGCTCGGGGTGGCCTATAAGAAGGATATTGACGATGTGCGCGAGTCGCCTGCCCTCAGGGTCATCGAGCGCCTGAAAGCGCGCGGAGCATCGGTGGAGTATCACGACCCGCTTGTTCCGGAGTTCGAGGAGGGCGGTTCCGTCTTCCATTCTGTTGAATTGACACCTGAGCGGATCCGTTCGGCGGACTGCGTGATCATCTGCACGGATCATTCATCGCTGCCTTACGAACAGGTGCTTCGTCACGCCCGGGCCATCATTGATACACGCAACGCTCTGGCCCGCGTGTGCGCTTCGGCACCGTCGCCGGCTCTGAGGGAGGACGGAAAGCGCGTCCTGGCCGAGCGCTGA
- the pckG gene encoding phosphoenolpyruvate carboxykinase [GTP], with translation MIRHPEARQWIEEMIALCKPDNVVWIDGSDEERRRLEEEAFRTGELHQLDQQKLPGCVLHRTAHNDVARTEHLTFICTRKQEDAGPTNNWMDPQEAYNKVGAMFDGSMKGRTMYVIPFIMGVPGSPFNKIGIELTDSIYVVLNMRIMTRMGKVAADELGTDREFTKGLHCRGELDINRRYILHFPEDNTIWSYGSGYGGNVLLGKKCLALRIASYLGWQEGWLAEHMLIVGVQSPDGETTYIAGAFPSACGKTNLAMLVPPESMPGYKVFTVGDDIAWLRIGPDGRLWAVNPEAGFFGVLPGTSYKTNPNAMETMKRDTIFTNVVLTPENTVWWEGMGVDPPARGIDWKGNEWTPDSPEPGAHPNARFTAPARNCPMMDPRWEDAAGVPISAILFGGRRARLAPLVYESLDWEHGTFVGATMASETTAAATAAAGVLRRDPMAMLPFCGYNMARYFRHWLEMGKKIASPPRIFHVNWFKRNAQGEFLWPGFGDNLRALEWVIRRCKGDVSGTETPIGVVPAADELNLNGLDLEPEAVRELLAVDRDAWREEADSIEEFFGKFGEEFPQELNAQLAALRRRLG, from the coding sequence ATGATCCGACACCCGGAGGCAAGACAGTGGATTGAAGAGATGATCGCCCTCTGCAAACCGGACAACGTCGTCTGGATTGACGGTTCGGACGAGGAGCGCAGAAGGCTTGAGGAAGAGGCTTTTCGGACCGGTGAACTGCACCAGCTGGATCAGCAGAAGCTCCCCGGATGCGTGCTGCATCGAACGGCCCATAATGACGTCGCCCGCACGGAGCACCTGACGTTCATCTGCACGCGCAAGCAGGAAGATGCCGGCCCCACCAACAATTGGATGGACCCGCAGGAGGCGTACAACAAGGTGGGGGCGATGTTCGACGGCTCCATGAAAGGCCGGACGATGTACGTCATCCCCTTCATCATGGGCGTACCAGGATCCCCATTTAACAAGATCGGCATTGAGCTGACGGACAGCATCTATGTCGTGCTGAACATGCGGATCATGACACGGATGGGGAAGGTCGCTGCGGACGAGTTGGGGACTGACCGGGAGTTCACGAAGGGGTTGCACTGCCGGGGTGAGCTGGACATCAACCGTCGCTACATTCTGCACTTCCCGGAGGATAACACCATCTGGAGCTACGGGTCTGGATACGGGGGCAACGTGCTTCTGGGCAAGAAATGCCTGGCGCTGCGAATCGCCAGCTATCTGGGCTGGCAGGAGGGCTGGCTGGCGGAGCACATGCTCATCGTGGGCGTCCAAAGTCCGGACGGCGAGACCACTTACATAGCCGGCGCCTTCCCCAGCGCCTGCGGCAAGACGAACCTGGCCATGCTGGTTCCTCCGGAAAGCATGCCCGGGTACAAGGTCTTCACGGTGGGGGACGACATCGCCTGGCTGCGCATCGGTCCTGATGGCAGGCTTTGGGCCGTCAATCCGGAAGCCGGGTTCTTCGGGGTATTGCCGGGCACCAGCTACAAGACCAACCCTAACGCCATGGAGACCATGAAGCGCGACACCATCTTCACCAATGTCGTGCTGACCCCCGAGAACACGGTCTGGTGGGAGGGTATGGGCGTGGATCCTCCCGCCCGCGGAATAGACTGGAAGGGCAACGAGTGGACTCCGGACTCGCCCGAGCCGGGGGCTCATCCCAATGCGCGCTTTACGGCTCCGGCGCGCAACTGTCCGATGATGGATCCCCGATGGGAGGATGCCGCCGGCGTGCCCATTTCGGCCATTCTTTTCGGCGGTAGGCGCGCGCGGCTGGCTCCCCTGGTGTATGAGTCCCTGGATTGGGAGCACGGCACGTTTGTGGGAGCCACCATGGCCAGCGAGACCACGGCGGCGGCCACCGCAGCCGCCGGGGTGCTCAGGCGGGATCCCATGGCCATGCTGCCCTTCTGCGGCTACAACATGGCCCGGTATTTCCGGCACTGGCTGGAGATGGGCAAGAAGATCGCCTCGCCTCCTCGCATCTTCCACGTGAACTGGTTCAAGAGGAACGCACAGGGCGAGTTCCTGTGGCCCGGCTTCGGGGACAACCTGCGCGCGTTGGAGTGGGTCATCCGCCGCTGCAAGGGGGATGTGTCCGGCACGGAGACTCCCATCGGTGTGGTTCCCGCTGCTGACGAGCTGAACCTGAACGGCCTGGATCTGGAGCCGGAGGCCGTCCGCGAGTTGCTGGCGGTGGACCGGGACGCCTGGCGTGAGGAGGCGGACAGCATCGAGGAGTTCTTCGGCAAGTTCGGAGAGGAGTTCCCGCAGGAGTTGAACGCTCAGCTTGCGGCCCTGCGCCGGCGTCTGGGCTGA
- a CDS encoding beta-mannosidase, with protein MLKKLDLNGAWMARGFDGQHGGPESFLGERADLRTFLPAQVPGDIHLDLQRAGLVGDYNIGLNAQEQRWVEEQYWLYRRTFDAPAEATGKRAWLVFEALDLCARIFLNGQEIGSHANRFVPCRLDVTGRLREGENVLCVLVESGLYSVSDKPGRDYSLQMDHLLHKRSWLRKPQYSFSWDWAPRLVNAGIHGNVRLEWTDAPRLDAVTIYPELSEDHSAAKIHVVAFVDRVSDANSHATLLVRVPEVGAETTVDVELKEDVTRVPAAVDIPAPKLWWPRPHGDQPLYAVEIQLVQEGRPVDCAKRRTGIRSVRINQDPHPVEGEYFILEVNGRPIFAKGGNWVPPDSIYCAPDEQRYRRLVELAVEANFNALRIWGGGLYADHRFLDACDELGVLIWHDFIFACSKYPGGDPEFLESIRREVAHNVRELSHHPSLLVWCGNNELEWGAWEWGYDQVRAWPDYALYHLEIPRIVQREDPSRPYWPSSPYSTGLRRPNDPTTGDQHPWHVTLQEHGPDFWAYRSDVSRFPNEGGVLGATSPATLRQFLPEGQRRLFSPVWEFHDNACNYWGESGICYRIFRHWLGKGEEEVTFEDYVFYSGVLQAEGLQEYINNFRRRMYSTSSAIFWMYNDCWPASHGWTIVDYYLRRKLAYHPVRRAFAPVHIVPVVEDGRVRWFGVNDTPEEWKGQARLGFFLLEGGLPVDETLDVRLAPNASTLVAEKPLARVGSTGQSEVRGIRSAVAGRP; from the coding sequence ATGCTGAAGAAGCTTGATCTGAATGGCGCGTGGATGGCGCGCGGATTCGACGGGCAGCACGGAGGCCCGGAGAGTTTTCTGGGCGAAAGGGCCGACCTGCGCACATTCCTTCCGGCGCAGGTTCCGGGGGACATTCACCTGGACCTTCAGCGGGCCGGCCTGGTGGGCGACTATAACATCGGGCTGAACGCGCAGGAGCAGCGATGGGTGGAGGAGCAGTACTGGCTCTACCGCCGCACCTTCGACGCCCCGGCAGAGGCCACAGGCAAGCGGGCGTGGCTGGTCTTTGAAGCGCTGGACCTGTGCGCGCGCATCTTCCTGAACGGCCAGGAGATCGGCTCGCACGCGAACCGCTTCGTGCCCTGCCGTCTGGACGTGACAGGCCGGCTGCGCGAAGGCGAGAACGTGCTTTGCGTGCTGGTGGAAAGCGGGCTCTACTCGGTCTCCGACAAGCCTGGGCGCGATTACTCGCTGCAGATGGACCATCTCCTGCACAAGAGGAGCTGGCTGCGAAAGCCGCAGTACAGTTTCTCCTGGGACTGGGCCCCGCGCCTCGTGAATGCGGGGATCCACGGGAACGTGCGCCTGGAATGGACGGATGCCCCGCGTCTGGATGCCGTCACCATCTACCCCGAGTTGTCCGAAGACCACTCCGCCGCGAAGATCCACGTGGTGGCATTCGTGGACCGGGTGTCTGACGCGAACTCCCATGCCACGCTCCTCGTGCGCGTGCCTGAGGTGGGAGCGGAAACCACCGTGGATGTCGAGTTGAAAGAAGATGTGACGCGCGTCCCGGCTGCCGTGGACATCCCCGCTCCAAAGCTCTGGTGGCCCCGGCCGCACGGAGATCAGCCGCTTTATGCGGTGGAGATCCAGTTGGTTCAGGAAGGTCGCCCCGTGGACTGTGCCAAGCGCAGGACAGGCATCCGGAGCGTGCGCATCAATCAGGATCCGCATCCGGTGGAAGGCGAATACTTCATTCTGGAAGTCAACGGCCGCCCGATCTTCGCCAAAGGCGGAAACTGGGTGCCGCCGGACAGCATCTATTGTGCGCCTGATGAACAGCGCTACCGCAGACTGGTGGAGCTGGCTGTCGAGGCCAACTTCAATGCGCTCCGCATCTGGGGCGGAGGACTCTACGCGGACCACCGGTTTCTGGACGCCTGCGACGAGCTGGGGGTGCTGATCTGGCACGACTTCATCTTCGCTTGCTCCAAGTATCCGGGCGGTGATCCCGAGTTCCTGGAGAGCATCCGCCGGGAGGTGGCGCACAATGTGCGGGAGCTGTCCCACCATCCCAGCCTGCTCGTCTGGTGTGGAAACAACGAGCTGGAATGGGGGGCCTGGGAGTGGGGCTACGACCAGGTGCGCGCCTGGCCGGACTATGCCCTGTATCACCTGGAGATACCGCGGATCGTCCAGCGCGAAGATCCCTCGCGTCCTTACTGGCCCAGTTCGCCCTATTCCACGGGCCTGCGTCGTCCGAACGATCCCACAACGGGCGATCAGCATCCCTGGCACGTCACTCTGCAGGAGCACGGCCCGGATTTCTGGGCCTACCGAAGCGATGTGAGCCGCTTCCCCAACGAAGGCGGGGTGCTCGGAGCGACCTCACCGGCCACACTCCGCCAGTTCCTGCCCGAAGGGCAGCGGCGGCTTTTCTCCCCGGTCTGGGAGTTCCACGACAACGCCTGCAACTACTGGGGTGAGAGCGGGATCTGCTATCGCATCTTCCGCCACTGGCTGGGGAAGGGCGAAGAAGAGGTCACCTTCGAAGACTACGTCTTCTATTCGGGCGTGCTGCAGGCGGAGGGGCTGCAGGAGTACATCAACAACTTCCGGCGGAGGATGTACAGCACATCCAGCGCCATCTTCTGGATGTACAACGACTGCTGGCCTGCTTCGCACGGATGGACTATTGTGGACTATTACCTCCGCCGCAAGCTGGCCTATCACCCTGTGCGCCGCGCGTTCGCCCCGGTGCATATCGTGCCGGTGGTGGAGGACGGACGGGTCCGGTGGTTCGGCGTGAATGACACACCCGAAGAATGGAAAGGGCAGGCGCGGCTCGGGTTCTTCCTGCTGGAGGGAGGGCTTCCCGTGGACGAAACCTTGGATGTCAGGCTGGCTCCGAATGCGTCCACTCTCGTCGCCGAGAAGCCGCTGGCTCGAGTGGGAAGCACTGGGCAAAGCGAGGTCCGGGGCATTCGGTCTGCTGTTGCGGGAAGGCCGTAA
- a CDS encoding creatinine amidohydrolase, translating to MRFEELKPEDYMRARDAAPVAYIPWGAHEWHGRHNALGLDTLKALGQCLELCAVTGGVVFPPVYCGTNTMKENGPWQGTLEFSRECVRMLALEHMRQIAAEGFRVIVILMGHYGGEHVRVITEAARQFNEEQDSCVAWAVPDHELTAQDGFPGEHAALYETSYLMYFRPELVDLTRLPAEGELVWEEQGIHGEDPRAASRAHGREGVQALVRNAAPRVLELLRQKTTGSG from the coding sequence ATGCGTTTCGAAGAGTTGAAGCCTGAAGACTATATGCGGGCGCGCGATGCCGCGCCTGTCGCCTATATCCCCTGGGGGGCGCACGAGTGGCACGGCCGCCACAACGCGCTGGGGCTGGACACATTGAAGGCGTTGGGGCAGTGCCTGGAGCTTTGCGCGGTCACCGGCGGCGTGGTCTTCCCACCGGTCTACTGCGGCACCAACACCATGAAGGAGAACGGTCCCTGGCAGGGAACATTAGAGTTCAGCCGGGAGTGCGTCCGGATGCTGGCGCTGGAGCATATGCGGCAGATTGCCGCGGAAGGGTTCCGGGTGATTGTCATCCTGATGGGGCACTACGGTGGAGAGCATGTCCGGGTCATCACGGAAGCCGCCCGGCAGTTCAATGAGGAACAGGACTCCTGCGTCGCCTGGGCGGTCCCGGACCATGAGCTGACGGCGCAGGACGGGTTTCCCGGCGAGCACGCCGCCCTTTACGAGACCTCATACCTGATGTATTTCCGCCCGGAGCTGGTGGATCTCACCCGCCTGCCTGCGGAGGGAGAGCTTGTCTGGGAAGAGCAGGGTATCCACGGTGAGGACCCGCGAGCGGCATCCCGGGCGCACGGACGCGAGGGGGTGCAGGCGCTGGTACGAAACGCCGCCCCGCGAGTTCTGGAGCTTCTCCGTCAGAAGACCACAGGCTCCGGCTGA